The following coding sequences lie in one Spinacia oleracea cultivar Varoflay chromosome 1, BTI_SOV_V1, whole genome shotgun sequence genomic window:
- the LOC110792109 gene encoding protein ILITYHIA isoform X2 — protein MLKDKLKEEKFPDRESFTKALGRYMIYQIQSDTSSSSLHAQTVSSIVSALQDESSEVRRRALSALKAATKANPTAIMAHVSIFGHVLAERLKDGSTPVKLAAERKLANLFFGFARRSILRGMRLMLVRKLMWFMINGLSFLPASIYY, from the exons ATGCTGAAAGACAAGTTAAAAGAGGAAAAG TTCCCAGATCGTGAAAGTTTTACCAAAGCACTAGGAAGATATATGATTTATCAAATTCAAAGTGATACATCGAGTAGTTCCTTGCATGCTCAAACTGTGTCCTCCATAGTTTCTGCGCTGCAAGATGAATCCAGTGAAGTTAGACGGAGGGCATTATCTGCCCTGAAGGCTGCTACAAAG GCAAATCCTACTGCCATTATGGCCCATGTGTCGATTTTTGGTCATGTGTTGGCAGAACGTCTGAAGGATGGAAGTACACCAGTGAAGCTTGCTGCAGAACG GAAGCTTGCGAATTTATTTTTTGGTTTTGCACGAAG gtctatactccgaggaatgcgccttatgctagtgaggaagttgatgtggttcatgatcaatgggctaagttttttaccagcaagtatttattattag
- the LOC110792109 gene encoding protein ILITYHIA isoform X3 — protein MLKDKLKEEKFPDRESFTKALGRYMIYQIQSDTSSSSLHAQTVSSIVSALQDESSEVRRRALSALKAATKANPTAIMAHVSIFGHVLAERLKDGSTPVKLAAERCAVHAFQLTKGLYSEECALC, from the exons ATGCTGAAAGACAAGTTAAAAGAGGAAAAG TTCCCAGATCGTGAAAGTTTTACCAAAGCACTAGGAAGATATATGATTTATCAAATTCAAAGTGATACATCGAGTAGTTCCTTGCATGCTCAAACTGTGTCCTCCATAGTTTCTGCGCTGCAAGATGAATCCAGTGAAGTTAGACGGAGGGCATTATCTGCCCTGAAGGCTGCTACAAAG GCAAATCCTACTGCCATTATGGCCCATGTGTCGATTTTTGGTCATGTGTTGGCAGAACGTCTGAAGGATGGAAGTACACCAGTGAAGCTTGCTGCAGAACGGTGCGCGGTGCATGCTTTCCAATTGACCAAAG gtctatactccgaggaatgcgccttatgctag
- the LOC110792109 gene encoding protein ILITYHIA isoform X1: MLKDKLKEEKFPDRESFTKALGRYMIYQIQSDTSSSSLHAQTVSSIVSALQDESSEVRRRALSALKAATKANPTAIMAHVSIFGHVLAERLKDGSTPVKLAAERKLANLFFGFARRIRGNRYLAPISNTDHIIDPITVTEQVNNGNRLLCD; this comes from the exons ATGCTGAAAGACAAGTTAAAAGAGGAAAAG TTCCCAGATCGTGAAAGTTTTACCAAAGCACTAGGAAGATATATGATTTATCAAATTCAAAGTGATACATCGAGTAGTTCCTTGCATGCTCAAACTGTGTCCTCCATAGTTTCTGCGCTGCAAGATGAATCCAGTGAAGTTAGACGGAGGGCATTATCTGCCCTGAAGGCTGCTACAAAG GCAAATCCTACTGCCATTATGGCCCATGTGTCGATTTTTGGTCATGTGTTGGCAGAACGTCTGAAGGATGGAAGTACACCAGTGAAGCTTGCTGCAGAACG GAAGCTTGCGAATTTATTTTTTGGTTTTGCACGAAG GATTAGAGGGAATAGGTATTTAGCTCCAATATCGAACACCGACCACATCATCGATCCAATAACAGTAACTGAGCAAGTGAATAACGGGAATAGGCTTTTATGTGACTAA
- the LOC110792109 gene encoding protein ILITYHIA isoform X4, whose product MLKDKLKEEKFPDRESFTKALGRYMIYQIQSDTSSSSLHAQTVSSIVSALQDESSEVRRRALSALKAATKANPTAIMAHVSIFGHVLAERLKDGSTPVKLAAERCAVHAFQLTKGLEGIGI is encoded by the exons ATGCTGAAAGACAAGTTAAAAGAGGAAAAG TTCCCAGATCGTGAAAGTTTTACCAAAGCACTAGGAAGATATATGATTTATCAAATTCAAAGTGATACATCGAGTAGTTCCTTGCATGCTCAAACTGTGTCCTCCATAGTTTCTGCGCTGCAAGATGAATCCAGTGAAGTTAGACGGAGGGCATTATCTGCCCTGAAGGCTGCTACAAAG GCAAATCCTACTGCCATTATGGCCCATGTGTCGATTTTTGGTCATGTGTTGGCAGAACGTCTGAAGGATGGAAGTACACCAGTGAAGCTTGCTGCAGAACGGTGCGCGGTGCATGCTTTCCAATTGACCAAAG GATTAGAGGGAATAGGTATTTAG